A window of the Cystobacter fuscus genome harbors these coding sequences:
- a CDS encoding glycosyltransferase family 2 protein, giving the protein MNHTTTDGKITIIMRTKNAAWVVGQALSALFSQTRRDFELLVVDSGSTDATLDIVSRYPCRLVKIEAKEYFPGLVLNMAIREARGSLIVFQNSDTVPLVTDALDRLVAPIENGSADATFARQLPRPEAHTWVRRDYAAAFPETGDTPPWMAYSLPFAAMTRSAWEKHPFYEDAWGSEDTEWGYWARNNGLRVRYVPEALVMHSHNYTLRQLYGRRFIEGEADAFILRERSSLARFALRTGISCARDALAHVAARDLPGLALTFPRRLVYHWAHLQGHRLGEQRLRSGNRDASTGQKVVLERQ; this is encoded by the coding sequence ATGAATCACACGACGACGGACGGGAAGATCACCATCATCATGCGCACGAAGAACGCCGCCTGGGTCGTCGGGCAGGCGCTCAGCGCCCTGTTCTCCCAGACGCGCCGGGACTTCGAGCTGCTCGTGGTGGACTCCGGCTCCACCGACGCCACGCTCGACATCGTGAGCCGCTACCCCTGCCGGCTCGTGAAGATCGAGGCCAAGGAGTACTTCCCCGGCCTGGTGCTCAACATGGCCATCCGCGAGGCCAGGGGCAGCCTCATCGTCTTCCAGAACTCGGACACGGTGCCGCTCGTCACCGACGCGCTGGATCGGCTGGTGGCGCCCATCGAGAACGGCAGCGCCGACGCGACGTTCGCACGCCAGCTCCCACGGCCCGAGGCCCACACCTGGGTGCGCCGGGACTACGCCGCGGCGTTCCCCGAGACGGGCGACACTCCACCCTGGATGGCCTACTCGCTGCCCTTCGCGGCGATGACGCGCTCGGCCTGGGAGAAGCACCCCTTCTACGAGGATGCGTGGGGCTCGGAGGACACCGAGTGGGGCTACTGGGCACGCAACAACGGCCTGCGCGTGCGCTACGTGCCCGAGGCGCTGGTGATGCACTCGCACAACTACACGCTCCGGCAGCTCTACGGGCGGCGGTTCATCGAGGGCGAGGCGGACGCGTTCATCCTGCGTGAGCGCTCCTCCCTGGCCCGCTTCGCCCTGCGCACGGGCATCTCCTGCGCCCGCGATGCGCTGGCCCACGTCGCGGCGAGGGACCTGCCGGGGCTCGCGCTCACCTTCCCCCGGCGGCTCGTCTACCACTGGGCCCACCTGCAGGGGCATCGGCTGGGAGAGCAGCGGCTGCGCAGCGGAAACCGCGACGCCAGCACGGGGCAGAAGGTGGTGCTCGAGCGGCAGTGA
- a CDS encoding glycosyltransferase family 4 protein, which produces MAGETRMMPRVAHVIRKYNPAEWGGMETHVEQVARHLALLGWGAEIHAPYMTSGASGSGHALDPTVPVKRYHVLSPYLGSASKRRALKETGSVLTVDEPLRLLWDRQLPLVHLHTAGRIGGAVRTALRLTGRPYVISIHGPLLTVQDWQQKAMAERFSGAVDLGRPFGMLVGARRVLDDAARIIVFNEEERQAMTEKYGQRVILMEQGVDPRRMESGNAERARRRWPELANGPVITVLARLTRAKNQLLAIQAFARGAPPDAHLVLAGATVEADYRASLEREIQASGLGARVHIMGNLDAVQEVPDLLALSRLMMMTSHVEPFGLVVLEAWAAGCPVLMGTRFGLAILADAIGEQGLFVRTQEPEDWASALRSCFASPERLDAAARAGREVVRQRFSWTAFAQRTQDVYLDVLEENRRRAK; this is translated from the coding sequence ATGGCTGGCGAGACCCGGATGATGCCGCGCGTGGCGCACGTCATTCGCAAATACAATCCCGCCGAGTGGGGAGGCATGGAGACCCACGTGGAGCAGGTGGCACGCCATCTCGCGCTCCTGGGCTGGGGAGCGGAGATCCACGCGCCCTACATGACCTCTGGCGCCAGTGGCTCCGGCCATGCCCTGGACCCCACGGTCCCCGTCAAGCGCTACCACGTCCTGTCCCCGTACCTCGGCTCCGCGAGCAAGCGGCGGGCCCTCAAGGAGACCGGCAGCGTGCTCACGGTGGATGAGCCCTTGCGGCTGCTGTGGGACCGACAGCTCCCGCTCGTCCACCTGCACACGGCCGGCCGGATCGGCGGGGCCGTGCGAACCGCCCTGCGGCTGACGGGGCGTCCCTATGTCATCTCCATCCATGGGCCGCTGCTCACCGTCCAGGACTGGCAGCAGAAGGCGATGGCGGAGCGCTTCTCGGGGGCGGTGGACCTGGGCCGCCCGTTCGGGATGCTCGTGGGCGCGCGCCGCGTGCTCGACGACGCCGCGCGGATCATCGTCTTCAACGAGGAGGAACGGCAGGCGATGACCGAGAAGTACGGCCAGCGCGTCATCCTCATGGAGCAAGGGGTGGATCCGCGGCGGATGGAGTCGGGCAACGCGGAGCGGGCACGCCGCCGCTGGCCGGAGCTCGCCAACGGCCCGGTGATCACCGTGCTCGCCCGGCTGACCCGGGCGAAGAACCAGCTCCTGGCCATCCAGGCCTTCGCCCGGGGAGCCCCGCCGGACGCGCACCTCGTGCTGGCGGGCGCAACCGTGGAGGCCGACTACCGCGCCAGCCTCGAGCGGGAAATCCAGGCGTCCGGCCTGGGCGCGCGCGTCCACATCATGGGCAACCTGGATGCCGTCCAGGAGGTGCCCGATCTGCTCGCCCTGTCCAGGCTGATGATGATGACCTCCCACGTCGAGCCGTTCGGCCTGGTGGTCCTGGAGGCCTGGGCGGCCGGCTGCCCGGTGCTCATGGGGACCCGCTTCGGCCTGGCGATCCTCGCGGACGCCATCGGGGAGCAGGGCCTGTTCGTGCGGACGCAGGAGCCGGAGGACTGGGCCTCGGCCCTGCGCTCGTGCTTCGCGTCGCCCGAGAGACTCGACGCCGCGGCGCGGGCGGGCAGGGAAGTCGTCCGCCAGCGCTTCAGCTGGACCGCCTTCGCCCAGCGAACGCAGGACGTCTACCTGGATGTCCTGGAGGAGAACCGTCGCCGTGCGAAGTAG
- a CDS encoding PIG-L deacetylase family protein codes for MRSSPLIRALSRQACRSALARSARRLDEEEMRRPAMVFAPHPDDETLGCGGTILLKRRLDVPVRIVFVTDGSGSHPELLPPEELREVRAREALEASELLGVDASRVHLLGFPDRYLLEHREEAISRVVALLEEHRPEQLFVPYAAGENPDHGSTCLIVHEALRRVNRPVTVFEYAVWSWRYWPHVRRDGALWDPRTWVRNTASTVRGLVRSSAFRTCVNVHEVLAGKRAALARHTSQLERRHGDPRWVTLRDVDGGEFLECFFDGFEFYRRIDFNPRPIS; via the coding sequence GTGCGAAGTAGCCCCCTGATTCGAGCCCTGTCCCGGCAGGCCTGCCGCTCGGCCCTGGCGCGCTCGGCGCGGCGCCTCGACGAGGAGGAGATGCGACGCCCCGCCATGGTCTTCGCGCCCCATCCCGACGACGAGACGCTAGGCTGTGGCGGGACGATCCTCTTGAAGCGGCGCCTGGACGTGCCGGTGCGGATCGTCTTCGTGACGGATGGCTCCGGCTCGCATCCCGAGCTGCTCCCGCCCGAGGAGTTGAGGGAGGTGCGGGCACGCGAGGCCCTGGAGGCCTCGGAGCTGCTGGGTGTCGACGCCTCGCGCGTGCACCTGCTGGGCTTCCCCGACCGCTACCTGCTGGAGCATCGGGAGGAGGCCATCTCCCGGGTCGTCGCCCTGCTCGAGGAGCATCGGCCCGAGCAGCTCTTCGTTCCCTACGCGGCCGGGGAGAACCCGGACCATGGCTCCACCTGCCTCATCGTGCACGAGGCCCTGCGGCGCGTGAACCGGCCCGTCACGGTCTTCGAATACGCCGTCTGGTCCTGGCGCTACTGGCCGCACGTGCGCCGCGACGGCGCCTTGTGGGATCCACGGACGTGGGTGCGCAACACCGCCTCGACGGTGAGGGGCCTGGTGCGCTCCTCGGCGTTCCGCACGTGCGTGAACGTCCACGAGGTGCTCGCGGGCAAGCGGGCGGCCCTCGCCCGGCACACCTCCCAGTTGGAACGCCGCCACGGAGATCCGCGTTGGGTTACCCTCCGGGACGTCGACGGAGGGGAGTTCCTCGAATGCTTCTTCGACGGCTTCGAGTTCTATCGTCGCATCGACTTCAACCCACGACCCATCTCATGA
- a CDS encoding glycosyltransferase family 4 protein yields the protein MNQDQDTPAERAKVRVLFVAWFLRPDRKWLGEFLPPERFECSYVSLEERVDSTQKRTPGKKWLQLVQLALKARLHLARHPQDVIVTAFPQGGFTQGLVNLLTFERTPHVVWYFNCGHEYHGARKWLSRIAYRYVDRFIVYTKQERTAYARTFAVPESRFHFTYLTGVPLEAEKFRGARERFGLAPRYIAALGSSGRDYATLFKAVEGLPIQLVVVAHPHGLPGGPVPANVKVITSIPQQDYLSIIAEAELVAIPVNNQETASGQMTLIQAMSLGVPVVATRCIGTEDYIHHGENGWFVPMGDVEEWRRTLRSVLEDPEALGRTAAHALRFAQERFTDRAGAQVLMDLAEELSPAAPREALA from the coding sequence ATGAACCAAGACCAGGACACCCCAGCAGAGCGCGCGAAGGTGCGCGTCCTGTTCGTCGCGTGGTTCCTCCGCCCGGATCGCAAGTGGCTCGGCGAGTTCCTGCCACCCGAGCGCTTCGAGTGCTCGTACGTGAGCCTGGAGGAGCGCGTCGACTCGACCCAGAAGCGCACGCCCGGCAAGAAGTGGCTGCAGCTCGTCCAGCTCGCCCTGAAGGCCCGGTTGCACCTGGCACGCCATCCGCAGGACGTGATCGTCACGGCCTTCCCGCAGGGAGGCTTCACGCAGGGGCTCGTGAACCTGCTGACCTTCGAGCGCACCCCGCATGTCGTCTGGTACTTCAACTGCGGCCACGAGTACCACGGGGCGCGCAAGTGGCTGTCGCGCATCGCCTACCGGTACGTGGACCGGTTCATCGTCTACACGAAGCAAGAGCGCACCGCGTACGCGCGCACCTTCGCCGTGCCGGAGTCCCGCTTCCACTTCACGTACCTGACCGGGGTGCCGCTCGAGGCCGAGAAGTTCCGCGGGGCCCGCGAGCGCTTCGGGCTGGCGCCGCGCTACATCGCCGCGCTCGGCTCGTCGGGCCGGGACTACGCCACCCTCTTCAAGGCGGTGGAGGGCCTGCCCATCCAACTGGTGGTCGTGGCGCATCCGCATGGCCTGCCGGGCGGACCGGTCCCGGCCAACGTCAAGGTCATCACCAGCATCCCCCAGCAGGACTACCTGAGCATCATCGCGGAGGCGGAGCTCGTCGCCATCCCCGTCAACAACCAGGAGACGGCCAGCGGGCAGATGACCCTCATCCAGGCCATGTCGCTCGGCGTGCCGGTGGTGGCCACCCGGTGCATCGGCACCGAGGACTACATCCACCACGGGGAGAACGGCTGGTTCGTGCCCATGGGGGACGTGGAGGAGTGGCGGCGCACGCTGCGCTCGGTGCTCGAGGACCCCGAGGCGCTCGGCCGCACGGCCGCCCACGCGCTGCGCTTCGCCCAGGAGCGCTTCACCGACCGGGCGGGAGCCCAGGTGCTGATGGATCTGGCCGAGGAGCTGAGTCCGGCGGCCCCACGAGAGGCGCTGGCTTGA
- a CDS encoding O-antigen ligase family protein, whose product METKSILFLLVSAVVLYVGSGWVGRASWRKDACVFLLVLGTVHSGFIDINLMSREWYRGTTRGLEWSWLDYLWIFVLVDELKRRRPGTAMPMCLSAMVLFVGYNALRVVTSDPWIFGMFELSKMIRATLLFLAVALYVKEDRHLRIIVAALALATSYEFLATVYSRIILGHARADGTLNHPNSLAMYNLMTAPMLFAVYLSDAPRTLRRWCGVGALLGTLSVVMTISRAGFVGILLLLFGVGLTCGFWKNPIRVAVTAVLLAVVGTGLYLKLGDAFNSRFETSLAAEYGDKPTEGRIVYLNLADLIVNERPWGCGLNNWSWCVTNRYGPMLGMRYVPYESTDERPRFRPIPAGSNVEAPQAAPAHSLYAITLGESGWLGVILLGVLWWRWLQLGASFLRARSKSFRSRFGTGVFFSLLGVVLQSLVEWEIRQTPLLFLLHILLGALAGLYPARPSRWVAARLRARARARRHLEVSRPATSTPSGVNA is encoded by the coding sequence ATGGAAACCAAGTCCATCCTCTTCCTGCTGGTCTCGGCCGTGGTGCTCTACGTGGGCAGCGGCTGGGTGGGGCGCGCGTCCTGGCGCAAGGACGCCTGCGTCTTCCTCCTGGTGCTGGGCACCGTCCACTCCGGCTTCATCGACATCAACCTGATGAGCCGGGAGTGGTACCGCGGCACCACGCGGGGCCTCGAGTGGTCCTGGCTCGACTACCTGTGGATCTTCGTCCTCGTCGACGAGCTGAAGCGCAGAAGACCCGGCACGGCCATGCCCATGTGCCTGTCCGCCATGGTCCTGTTCGTCGGCTACAACGCGCTGCGCGTGGTGACGTCGGACCCGTGGATCTTCGGCATGTTCGAGCTGTCGAAGATGATCCGCGCCACCCTGCTCTTCCTCGCGGTGGCGCTCTACGTGAAGGAGGATCGGCACCTGCGCATCATCGTCGCGGCCCTGGCGCTCGCGACCTCGTACGAATTCCTCGCGACCGTGTACTCGCGGATCATCCTGGGCCATGCCCGGGCGGACGGGACGCTCAACCACCCGAACAGCCTGGCCATGTACAACCTGATGACGGCGCCGATGCTGTTCGCCGTCTACCTCTCCGACGCGCCGCGCACGCTGCGGCGCTGGTGCGGCGTGGGCGCGCTGCTCGGCACCCTGTCGGTGGTGATGACCATCTCCCGGGCGGGCTTCGTCGGCATCCTGCTGCTGCTCTTCGGGGTCGGCCTCACCTGCGGCTTCTGGAAGAACCCGATCCGCGTGGCGGTGACCGCCGTGCTCCTCGCCGTGGTGGGCACGGGGCTGTACCTCAAGCTCGGAGACGCCTTCAACTCCCGCTTCGAGACGTCACTGGCCGCGGAGTACGGCGACAAGCCCACCGAGGGCCGCATCGTCTACCTCAACCTGGCCGATCTGATCGTCAACGAGCGGCCCTGGGGCTGCGGCCTGAACAACTGGTCCTGGTGCGTCACCAACCGCTACGGGCCGATGCTGGGAATGCGCTACGTGCCCTACGAGAGCACCGACGAGCGCCCCCGCTTCAGGCCCATCCCCGCGGGCTCCAACGTGGAGGCGCCCCAGGCGGCTCCGGCGCACAGCCTGTACGCCATCACCCTCGGCGAGAGCGGGTGGCTGGGGGTCATCCTCCTGGGCGTGCTCTGGTGGCGCTGGCTCCAACTGGGAGCGAGCTTCCTGCGCGCGCGCTCCAAGTCGTTCCGCTCCCGCTTCGGCACCGGCGTCTTCTTCTCCCTGCTCGGCGTGGTGTTGCAGAGCCTCGTCGAGTGGGAGATCCGCCAGACGCCCCTGCTCTTCCTGCTGCACATCCTGCTGGGCGCCCTCGCTGGCCTGTATCCGGCGCGACCCTCGCGGTGGGTGGCGGCCCGGCTTCGCGCACGAGCCCGCGCCCGCCGTCACCTGGAGGTGAGCCGTCCCGCGACGAGCACGCCCTCCGGCGTCAACGCCTGA
- a CDS encoding M48 family metallopeptidase, giving the protein MKRILLAVVTLTYALGFSTGCAAGKKFNVGRTAASLLISDQQENQLGLQVKQELETKEKIKYLEDPTVVEYVRNLSTGILQQANKDRPGVKWKINVIDDPKTVNAFATPGGYLYVYTGLLLAAENEAEVAGVMGHEAGHVVGRHSAQAMLLQYGEQAIVDAALGKNAGTVSQIAASLAGNGAALAFSRSNETEADELGARYISAVNYDPHALASFFQKLAAQEGKTPAVLKWLSTHPASADRVVHINQFIQQNRLKGAELGGSQLAAIKQRLRK; this is encoded by the coding sequence ATGAAGCGGATTCTCCTGGCGGTGGTCACCCTCACGTACGCGCTCGGGTTCTCCACGGGCTGCGCGGCGGGCAAGAAGTTCAACGTGGGGCGCACGGCGGCCTCCCTCCTCATCTCGGATCAACAGGAGAACCAGCTCGGCCTGCAGGTGAAGCAGGAGCTGGAGACGAAGGAGAAGATCAAGTACCTGGAGGACCCCACCGTCGTGGAGTACGTGCGCAACCTCTCCACGGGCATCCTGCAACAGGCCAACAAGGATCGCCCCGGGGTGAAGTGGAAGATCAACGTCATCGATGACCCGAAGACGGTGAACGCCTTCGCCACGCCGGGCGGCTACCTCTACGTGTACACGGGCCTGCTGCTCGCGGCCGAGAACGAGGCGGAGGTGGCCGGCGTCATGGGCCACGAGGCCGGGCACGTGGTGGGCCGGCACTCCGCCCAGGCGATGCTGCTGCAGTACGGCGAGCAGGCCATCGTCGACGCGGCGCTCGGCAAGAACGCCGGGACGGTGTCGCAGATCGCCGCGAGCCTGGCCGGCAATGGCGCGGCCCTGGCCTTCAGCCGCAGCAACGAGACGGAAGCGGACGAGCTGGGCGCCAGGTACATCTCGGCGGTGAACTACGATCCGCACGCCCTGGCCTCCTTCTTCCAGAAGCTCGCGGCCCAGGAGGGCAAGACGCCCGCGGTGCTCAAGTGGCTGAGCACGCACCCGGCGAGCGCCGACCGCGTCGTGCACATCAACCAGTTCATCCAGCAGAACCGGCTGAAGGGCGCGGAGCTGGGTGGCAGCCAGCTCGCCGCCATCAAGCAGCGCCTGCGCAAGTAG
- a CDS encoding YihY/virulence factor BrkB family protein has translation MRLRKPRSLTWREFFRRLWVEIEEDAVTECAAQLAFYFLFALFPFLFFVVTLAAHLPLERGAVVSMVERLGPLMPADALGLVQAHLRSIAQDTQPRLVTFGLALSLWSASRGVDAFRRALNLAYDVPEYRPLWHTQGLALLMTVAGSLLIPVALTLFLLGGRLGEWIAQHLHVLNAYHAVWSWLRWPSVTALVMLALALCYWRLPAVRHRYSFLSPGALIASVLWLLTTWGFTQYVEHFGRYNVTYGSIGGVIVLLLWLYLTGLIFILGGEVNAILEQAEAEAALAQGRPPPIETPHLKGEAEVEAGGSGRERLGFWRWRRRMAERAPTDIEPPAELRDEAPEAPPSEESERSSLP, from the coding sequence ATGCGACTGCGTAAGCCGAGGAGCCTCACATGGCGCGAGTTCTTCCGGCGCCTCTGGGTGGAGATCGAGGAGGACGCGGTCACCGAGTGCGCGGCGCAGCTCGCCTTCTATTTCCTCTTCGCGCTCTTTCCCTTCCTCTTCTTCGTCGTGACGCTCGCGGCCCACCTGCCGCTGGAGCGGGGCGCGGTGGTGTCCATGGTGGAGCGGCTCGGCCCGCTCATGCCGGCGGATGCCCTGGGGCTGGTCCAGGCGCACCTGCGCTCCATCGCCCAGGACACCCAGCCACGCCTGGTCACCTTCGGCCTGGCGTTGTCGCTCTGGTCCGCCTCGCGCGGCGTGGACGCGTTCCGCCGGGCGCTCAACCTCGCCTATGACGTGCCCGAGTACCGGCCCCTGTGGCACACCCAGGGGCTCGCGCTGCTCATGACCGTGGCGGGCTCGCTGCTCATCCCCGTGGCCCTCACCCTGTTCCTGTTGGGCGGGCGGTTGGGGGAATGGATCGCCCAGCACCTGCACGTGCTCAACGCCTACCACGCCGTGTGGTCCTGGTTGCGCTGGCCCTCCGTCACCGCGCTCGTCATGCTGGCGCTCGCCCTGTGCTACTGGCGCCTGCCCGCCGTGCGCCACCGCTACAGCTTCCTGTCCCCCGGCGCGTTGATCGCCAGCGTGCTGTGGCTGCTCACCACCTGGGGCTTCACCCAGTACGTCGAGCACTTCGGCCGCTACAACGTCACCTATGGCTCCATCGGCGGCGTCATCGTGCTCCTGCTGTGGCTCTACCTCACCGGCCTCATCTTCATCCTCGGAGGAGAGGTGAACGCCATCCTCGAGCAGGCCGAGGCCGAGGCGGCGCTCGCGCAAGGGCGGCCCCCGCCCATCGAGACCCCCCACCTCAAGGGCGAGGCGGAGGTGGAGGCGGGAGGCTCGGGGCGTGAGCGGCTCGGCTTCTGGCGGTGGCGCCGGCGCATGGCCGAGCGCGCTCCCACCGACATCGAGCCCCCCGCCGAGTTGCGGGACGAGGCACCCGAGGCTCCCCCATCAGAAGAGTCCGAGCGCTCGTCCCTGCCGTAG
- a CDS encoding DMT family transporter has product MQASTTEIVPAQRESLSGVYAALFLQVVISAGTYLAGKRAMEELPPLTVVMWRFLLSASLFCLLLAFTPGPKLPPRSEWRRVFMLGLLAGPLNQVLFFHGLSHSTAAHAALLYALTPLGVYLLGLARGQERASSRAVLGILTALTGVVVLLLGRGLASARGSLLGDLLILGAVIAWVAFTTEGKPFASAHGSVRSTAWSMVAAALLLLPVAPFVLEPARTFSASPSALGSIAYLAVLTSVVAYLIWYYALTKVPASHAAIFSNLQPVMTALAAWLLLGESLHGELILGGALVLVGVRLTQSAPTAPGRQGLERA; this is encoded by the coding sequence GTGCAGGCCTCCACCACCGAGATCGTTCCCGCTCAGCGCGAGTCGCTCAGCGGGGTCTATGCAGCCTTGTTCCTGCAAGTCGTCATCAGCGCGGGGACGTATCTGGCCGGCAAGCGCGCCATGGAGGAGCTGCCCCCGCTCACGGTGGTGATGTGGCGCTTCCTGCTCAGCGCCTCCCTCTTCTGCCTGCTGCTCGCCTTCACGCCCGGACCCAAGCTGCCGCCGCGCTCCGAGTGGCGCCGCGTGTTCATGCTCGGCCTGCTCGCGGGCCCGCTCAACCAGGTGTTGTTCTTCCATGGACTGTCCCACTCCACCGCGGCCCACGCGGCGCTGCTCTACGCGCTGACGCCGCTGGGCGTGTACCTGTTGGGGCTCGCGCGCGGGCAGGAGCGGGCCTCGTCGCGCGCGGTGCTCGGCATCCTCACGGCGCTCACGGGCGTGGTGGTGCTGTTGCTCGGGCGGGGGCTGGCCTCGGCGCGCGGCTCGCTGCTGGGAGATCTGCTCATCCTCGGCGCGGTGATCGCGTGGGTTGCCTTCACCACCGAGGGCAAGCCCTTCGCCTCCGCCCATGGCTCGGTGCGCTCCACCGCGTGGAGCATGGTGGCCGCCGCCCTGCTGCTGCTGCCCGTGGCCCCCTTCGTCCTCGAGCCCGCGCGCACCTTCTCCGCGAGCCCCTCCGCCCTGGGCAGCATCGCCTACCTGGCCGTCCTCACGTCCGTGGTGGCCTACCTCATCTGGTACTACGCCCTGACCAAGGTGCCCGCCTCACACGCGGCCATCTTCTCCAACCTCCAGCCGGTGATGACGGCGCTCGCCGCGTGGCTCCTGCTCGGCGAGTCCCTGCATGGGGAGCTCATCCTCGGCGGCGCCCTGGTGCTCGTCGGCGTGCGGCTGACCCAGAGCGCCCCCACGGCGCCCGGGCGTCAGGGCCTCGAGCGCGCCTAG
- the queG gene encoding tRNA epoxyqueuosine(34) reductase QueG encodes MPPLSTEHLRQLSTQVGFDLAGFARAEPIPGDFLLEWLAAGRDADMDWLGERTAERLDVSLLLPGARTVIAFATNYYREEPRTEDSPIARYARGRDYHSTLRDSLKSFRRRLKEAYPEVRDYGSVDSGPMMEKVWASRAGLGYVGKNGCFITEPLGSWVVLAVLVLDAEVDAYADGPTADRCGSCHLCIMSCPTGALLGQGRVDARACLSYQTIENRHAEVPESFRVEMDNLVFGCDICQDVCPLNRRPVSTSNKRFVPRAVAELGVMELAALTPEQYDQLIPGTALGRAKYDGLRRNAVYALGAARRMEARPLIERLREDPSEAVRHAAEWALLHLGS; translated from the coding sequence GTGCCCCCGCTGTCCACCGAACACCTCCGCCAGCTCTCCACCCAGGTGGGCTTCGATCTCGCGGGCTTCGCGCGCGCCGAGCCCATTCCGGGTGACTTCCTCCTGGAGTGGTTGGCGGCGGGCCGCGACGCCGACATGGACTGGCTGGGCGAGCGGACGGCCGAGCGGCTCGACGTCTCGCTGCTGCTGCCCGGCGCGCGCACGGTGATCGCCTTCGCGACCAACTACTACCGCGAGGAGCCTCGGACGGAGGACTCGCCCATCGCCCGCTACGCGCGGGGTCGGGACTACCACTCCACCCTGCGCGACAGCCTGAAGTCCTTCCGCCGCCGGCTCAAGGAGGCGTACCCCGAGGTGCGCGACTACGGCAGCGTGGACTCGGGCCCGATGATGGAGAAGGTGTGGGCCTCTCGCGCCGGGCTGGGCTACGTGGGCAAGAATGGCTGCTTCATCACCGAGCCCCTGGGCTCGTGGGTGGTGCTGGCCGTGCTCGTCCTCGACGCCGAGGTGGACGCGTACGCCGACGGGCCCACCGCCGATCGCTGCGGCAGTTGCCACCTGTGCATCATGTCCTGCCCCACCGGGGCGCTACTCGGCCAGGGCCGGGTGGACGCGCGGGCCTGTCTCTCCTACCAGACCATCGAGAACCGCCATGCCGAGGTGCCCGAGTCCTTCCGGGTGGAGATGGACAACCTCGTCTTCGGTTGTGACATCTGCCAGGACGTCTGCCCCCTCAACCGCCGGCCCGTCAGCACCTCCAACAAGCGCTTTGTTCCCCGGGCGGTCGCCGAACTCGGGGTGATGGAGCTGGCGGCGCTCACCCCCGAGCAGTACGACCAGCTCATTCCTGGCACCGCGCTCGGCCGGGCCAAGTACGACGGCCTGCGCCGCAACGCCGTGTACGCGCTCGGGGCCGCCAGGCGCATGGAGGCCCGGCCCTTGATCGAGCGGCTGCGTGAGGATCCGAGCGAAGCCGTGCGTCATGCTGCCGAGTGGGCCCTGCTGCACCTCGGTTCCTGA
- a CDS encoding cob(I)yrinic acid a,c-diamide adenosyltransferase: MKIYTKTGDKGETGLFGGGRVRKDSLRVDAYGEVDELNASLGLARSLSMPSDLDALLQRLQEQLFTVGAVLATPPGTKASGFIPPLKSEWIADMERAIDTFEGELSPMTHFILPAGVQAAAALHLARTVCRRAERRVVTAFSEGEASNDVLSFLNRLSDLLFVMARVANRRAGVEDVKWIPEKSTT, from the coding sequence TTGAAGATCTATACGAAGACTGGAGACAAGGGAGAGACGGGCCTGTTCGGTGGAGGACGGGTCCGCAAGGACAGCCTGCGCGTGGACGCCTACGGTGAGGTGGACGAGCTGAACGCCTCGCTGGGGCTGGCGCGCTCCCTGTCCATGCCGAGCGACCTGGATGCCCTGCTCCAGCGCCTGCAGGAGCAGCTCTTCACGGTGGGGGCGGTGCTGGCCACGCCTCCCGGTACCAAGGCCTCCGGTTTCATTCCCCCGCTCAAGAGCGAGTGGATCGCGGACATGGAGCGGGCGATCGACACCTTCGAGGGCGAACTGTCCCCCATGACGCACTTCATCCTGCCCGCGGGCGTCCAGGCGGCCGCCGCGCTGCATCTGGCGCGCACGGTGTGCCGGCGGGCCGAGCGCCGCGTGGTCACCGCCTTCAGCGAGGGCGAGGCGTCCAATGACGTGCTGTCCTTCCTCAACCGGCTCTCGGACCTGCTCTTCGTCATGGCGCGCGTGGCCAATCGCCGGGCGGGCGTCGAGGACGTGAAGTGGATCCCGGAGAAGTCCACGACCTAG